Genomic window (Peromyscus eremicus chromosome 12, PerEre_H2_v1, whole genome shotgun sequence):
GTGAGCGGTAGGAAGCCCAGTGGAGGTTGGGAGAGACACAACTCAGATAAAAGGTAGATAGATAATTACAGGACATGAAGGAAAAACAGGCCACACCCATGACAGGCAAAGCTAGTTAAGCATTTCACATAAATTAGTCAGTGTTAGGCTGTCAAGAGGGTtcagctcagcaggtgaaggtgctcgCTGCCAAGTcttaggacctgggtttgatcatcAGCCACACATGATGGAAAAGAGAAATGACTCCTACAAACAGATGTTCCCTGTTGATGCAAGGAACACCTACACTACTCACTGAATGCAGAGAAagtgagctggtgcctacctggAGCCCTCACCCCTACTGGGTAGTGTTCATAGTACTGGAagatactctgcacactaccaaaggagagaAGTAAACCCCAACCCAGCTACCAACCCTTCAATCTACAAAAGTGATCTGCCCGTGAGATATGCTGGTGCAGTGGccacacaaagcttgtgggagtcaccaaccggTATCTGATTTGAGCTGAGACCCACTCTGGGGTAGAACCCATATCCAACACTGCCTCGGTGGTCAAGAACATGAGACTAGGCAGGCCATACACctagggaaaaccaaatactattgttcagCCAAAGGaatgcagcaaaaaaaaaaaaaaatgattcctaataacattctgctatattcacaaatccctgccttgctcagccatcatcagagaagcctcctcctgcagcagatgggaacgaatagagacccacagccagataataTGCAGAGTAaggagatcttggaacactcagccctaatgggatatctccatcaaatccttcccctcagggctcagggatccctaaagaagaggagggggaaaaaaagtgaaagagccagaggggatggaggatgccaGGCaatcaaggccttctagacacagcagAGCTGGTGCACGTATGAATTCCCAGAGACTATGACAGCATGCAcacagcctgcatgggtctgcaccacatagggtcctagagctgaaaggtgTGTACACAtacccatccctaacccagaagctatccaGTTGGTAGCTATTTGCAAATGAaatattagttttctccaaggaagtctcactggggaaactcTCTCATTCTTAGAGagaggccccatgcccagcagcagatgCCAGCACAAAACAAACCCAATAGCATCTTTAGGGGAGGGGTGTTGTCTCGTAAAGTcagagcatggtgtgtgtgtgtgtgtgtgtgtgagtgtgtgtgtgtgtgtgtgtgtgtgtgtaacttctaTACCAACAGACTCACACAAGATAACTCAAGAGTTTCAGCAGTCTATATTAAGCTGATAAACATTTGTAAGAATGCTCGACCTTCTACCTCTCCTCCACTCACACTGTACTCACTGAAGTCACAATTTACAACTATTCCTGTAAAGTGTTCATTAATATTATTTAACCAtagttatttttaatacttttgtCCATTGACTTTCACAGAATGATGTTTGACTTACTAACCTGCTGCAGTAATAAAGAATTATTTCACAGGGTgttagtggcacacacctttgatcccagcacttgggacacagaggcaggaggatttgaattccaggacagccagggatatacagagaaaccctgtctcaaaaacaccaataaataaattaattaattaattaattaatagtaataataacaataattacttcttgtgtatatgtttttttaaaatgctggCTTGTCTATCACTCCCCTGCACAGAAGGTAGATGTAGCTCACCCTGGGGACCTTTACTGATATCTGGATCCGTCTGGGGTTGTCATCACTGACAGTGGGGGGCATGTGCTGTGTACTGCATCTGGTAGCAAAGGCCAGAGAAGTTGCTCAACACCCACAACACAAAGGCAGCTCCATGACAAGGCAGCCCCATCCCAAAACATCACTAGCACCAAGGAGCGGAACATGCTCTAAGCCTGTCACTTGACATCTGCTCTCCCCCAAAGTAGAGGGCCAATGATGGTGTTTCCTAAACTTTCCTCTGTGACTGTGAGGGTGACAATAGAAGACGCTGTCCCTGGCAAGGAGGTCCCCCTCCAAGATGTTTCTGTCATCCACTTACCCGTGATCAAAATGAGTTTGCTGTTCATGGTGCCTGGCCAATCTGAGAATGACTAGTCAGGTTCTGGGGACTAGCCAGTTATTACATTGGCTCTGATATCACAAACCAGTCAAGCCAAACTCAGAAAAACAGCTTTAATTCTATAATCCAGCCTCCAGTGGGGCTCACAGCAACATTGCAAGACATGGAAAAGCTGAATGGCTCCATCTTCTTGGCTCTGTGAAGCCCCAAGGCTCTACCCCTCCTCCCTATATCAGCCTAACTGAGCAAAGCAAACGGCACCTTCAGTTTAGGGTCTGAATGTCTCCAGAGCCTGGGATTCCGAATCTGTAAActacttttctcctcctctctccctctccatccagtTCTCCTTTTCCTGGCTCCGGAGCCCCATGGCACAGTAATACACAGCCTCGTCCTCGGGCTGCAGTTCAGAGATCCTCAGATACCCCAGGTTCCTGGCCACGTCTTTGGATCCGGAGAAGCGAGGAGGTATCTTGGGACCCTGGCGCTTGTCTGAGCGTGAGAAATATCTCAGCAGGAACCTGGGAGGGTGGCCTGGATGCTGCTGGTACCAGTAAATGCTGTAAATGTTGATGTTATGGTTGCTGCTCAGGGCACAGGAGAGGCGGATGGTGGTTCCCAGCGAGGAAGAGGCAGACGGTGGCTGATGCAGCGTGGGCTGAGGGCCACAACCTGAGAAGACAGAACCGTGGCCATCACCGGGGCACAGCAAGGCAAGAGGAGGGGCCAGGAGGCTCTGAGCCCCAAGAGATCCTTACCTGTCAGGTGGGCCACCAGCATGAGCAGGACGGAAGTCCAGGCCATGGCTTACGACCGGCAGCACTCTGCTTCCCACGGCCACTGCTCCTGGGGCCCGTGCCAGCTGGGAAACACTCTCCTCCCTGCTTTGAGAAGAGGGTCATCGTACCCCTGGTCCCTGCTCACCACCCTCCCAGGCTTTCTGGGCTCTGCAGGTCACTTACCACAATGGTCTGATGGCAGTCTTGGTGGCTCTGCCTTTGCCCCATAGAAGCATACTGCGAGGAAGCACCTGCTAGAAACTTGTGGACCAGAACCCAGGAGCTGGCTGGTGGACTCATCTCCCTGAGGGAGAGTGACCTCAACTCCCCTGAGAAGCTGAGCCTCTCGGA
Coding sequences:
- the Vpreb1 gene encoding immunoglobulin iota chain produces the protein MAWTSVLLMLVAHLTGCGPQPTLHQPPSASSSLGTTIRLSCALSSNHNINIYSIYWYQQHPGHPPRFLLRYFSRSDKRQGPKIPPRFSGSKDVARNLGYLRISELQPEDEAVYYCAMGLRSQEKENWMERERGGEK